The DNA segment GGCTGTTCGGCTACGCGATTGGCGCGCTGCTGTATGAATCGGTCGGCCTGTTTCTGATCCAGCTCTACGGTTACGGCGAAAAAGTTGAGGCGTTCTCAGAGGCTTATCAGCATTACGGGCACTGGATCATCCTGATCAAGGGCCTGACTCCGATCCCCTACAAGGTGGTGACCATCACCTCCGGCTTCGCCCATTACAGCCTGTTCTGGTTTGTCGTGCTGTCGGTCATCACTCGCGGGCTGCGCTTCTTCATGGTCGCCGGACTGCTGTACTGGATCGGGCCTTCCGCGCGCACCTTCATCGAGGAACGGCTGGGTCTGGTGACGCTGATCTTCGCCGTGGTGCTGGTGGGCGGCATCGTCGGCTCGCTTTACCTGTTCTGACCGAAAGTGCCCCCATCGTCCGCCCGACCGATGAGGATCGTCAGGCGGACGATGGGGAGCGTGAGGACGATCAGTTCGCGAAGATCTGGTCGAACA comes from the Ancylobacter pratisalsi genome and includes:
- a CDS encoding YqaA family protein, coding for MLRRLYQWVIDLSERPSAPWALVGISFAESSFFPVPPDVMLVPMCIARPKLAWWYAGICTLASVVGGLFGYAIGALLYESVGLFLIQLYGYGEKVEAFSEAYQHYGHWIILIKGLTPIPYKVVTITSGFAHYSLFWFVVLSVITRGLRFFMVAGLLYWIGPSARTFIEERLGLVTLIFAVVLVGGIVGSLYLF